A single Streptomyces sannanensis DNA region contains:
- a CDS encoding ferrochelatase → MPEPRDAAPYDALLLLSFGGPEGPDDVVPFLENVTRGRGIPKERLKEVGQHYFLFGGVSPINGQNRALLDALRKDFAEHGLDLPVHWGNRNWAPYLTDTLREMVQDGHRRIAVLTTSAYASYSGCRQYRENLAGALATLEAEGLPLPRVDKLRHYFNHPGFVRPMVEGVLASLAGLPEEVRAGAHLAFTTHSIPDSAADTSGPAEEHGEGGAYVRQHLDVARTVAEAVREETGIEHPWQLVYQSRSGAPHIPWLEPDICDHLEERHRAGVPAVVMVPIGFVSDHMEVLYDLDTEATAKAAELGLPVARSATVGADPRFAAAVRDLVLERAATERGVPAERCALGALGPSHDLCPAGCCPARAARPAAAGADSPYA, encoded by the coding sequence ATGCCCGAACCGCGTGACGCTGCCCCGTACGACGCCCTGTTGCTGCTCTCCTTCGGCGGCCCCGAAGGCCCGGACGACGTCGTCCCGTTCCTGGAGAACGTGACCCGCGGCCGGGGCATCCCCAAGGAGCGGCTCAAGGAGGTCGGGCAGCACTACTTCCTCTTCGGCGGCGTCAGCCCCATCAACGGCCAGAACCGCGCGCTCCTCGACGCTCTGCGCAAGGACTTCGCCGAGCACGGGCTGGACCTGCCGGTCCACTGGGGCAACCGCAACTGGGCGCCGTACCTCACCGACACCCTGCGCGAGATGGTCCAGGACGGGCACCGGCGCATCGCCGTGCTCACGACCAGCGCCTACGCCTCGTACTCCGGCTGCCGGCAGTACCGCGAGAACCTCGCGGGCGCCCTCGCCACGCTGGAGGCCGAGGGGCTGCCGCTGCCGCGCGTCGACAAGCTGCGGCACTACTTCAACCACCCCGGCTTCGTCCGCCCCATGGTCGAGGGCGTACTGGCCTCCCTCGCCGGACTTCCCGAGGAGGTGCGCGCGGGCGCCCACCTCGCCTTCACCACCCACTCCATCCCCGACTCGGCCGCCGACACCTCGGGACCGGCCGAGGAGCACGGCGAGGGCGGTGCCTACGTCAGGCAGCACCTGGACGTGGCCCGGACCGTCGCCGAGGCGGTGCGCGAGGAGACCGGCATCGAGCACCCCTGGCAGCTCGTCTACCAGTCGCGCAGCGGCGCCCCGCACATCCCGTGGCTGGAGCCGGACATCTGCGACCACCTGGAGGAGCGGCACCGCGCGGGCGTCCCCGCGGTCGTGATGGTGCCGATCGGTTTCGTCTCCGACCACATGGAGGTCCTGTACGACCTCGACACCGAGGCCACCGCCAAGGCCGCCGAGCTGGGCCTGCCCGTCGCCCGGTCCGCCACGGTCGGCGCCGACCCACGGTTCGCGGCGGCGGTACGGGACCTGGTGCTGGAGCGCGCCGCGACCGAGCGGGGCGTCCCCGCCGAGCGCTGCGCCCTGGGCGCACTCGGCCCCAGCCACGACCTGTGCCCCGCCGGCTGCTGCCCGGCCCGTGCCGCAAGGCCCGCCGCGGCGGGCGCCGACAGCCCGTACGCGTAG
- a CDS encoding thymidine kinase, producing MPELVFFSGTMDCGKSTLALQIGHNRSARGLQGVIFTRDDRAGEGKLSSRLGLVTEAVEAARGMDLYGHLVGQMSKGDKVDYVIVDEAQFLAPEQIDQLARVVDELGLDVFAFGITTDFRTKLFPGSQRLIELADRIETLQVEAMCWCGARATHNARTVGGEMVVEGEQVVVGDVDRPAEEIGYEVLCRRHHRRRMTSAAARAGALSPDVLPVVPV from the coding sequence ATGCCCGAGCTGGTGTTCTTCTCCGGAACGATGGACTGCGGAAAGAGCACTCTGGCGCTGCAGATCGGCCACAACCGGTCGGCCAGGGGCCTGCAAGGCGTGATCTTCACTCGGGACGACCGCGCGGGCGAGGGGAAGCTCTCCTCGCGACTCGGCCTGGTGACGGAGGCGGTCGAGGCTGCCCGGGGCATGGATCTGTACGGCCACCTGGTGGGCCAGATGTCGAAGGGCGACAAGGTCGACTACGTCATCGTGGACGAGGCGCAGTTCCTCGCTCCCGAGCAGATCGACCAGCTGGCGAGGGTCGTGGACGAACTGGGCCTGGACGTGTTCGCCTTCGGCATCACCACGGATTTCCGCACCAAACTCTTCCCGGGCTCACAGCGGTTGATCGAGCTGGCGGACAGGATAGAGACGCTCCAGGTCGAGGCCATGTGCTGGTGCGGCGCCCGCGCCACCCACAACGCCCGCACGGTGGGAGGCGAGATGGTCGTCGAGGGTGAGCAGGTCGTCGTCGGCGACGTCGACCGACCGGCCGAGGAGATCGGCTACGAGGTCCTCTGCCGACGCCACCACCGCCGCCGCATGACCAGCGCTGCAGCCCGTGCCGGTGCGCTGTCGCCCGATGTCCTGCCGGTCGTTCCCGTATAA
- a CDS encoding response regulator transcription factor, with product MRVLVVEDERHIAAAVERGLRAEGFGVDIADDGEKGLALARHNDYAVIVLDLMLPGRNGYDVCRALRVDDVTTPVLVLTAKDGEYDEADALDLGADDFLTKPFSFVVLLARIRALLRRSSPQRPAVLRAGDLWLDPGSHRCGRGADVLALTPREFGLLEFLLQHPETVVSKHELLTQVWDACFDGDPNIVEVYVGYLRRKIDTPYRRSAIETVRGVGYRLDGKGG from the coding sequence GTGCGGGTCCTGGTGGTTGAGGACGAACGGCATATCGCCGCCGCGGTCGAACGAGGTCTGCGCGCCGAAGGCTTCGGCGTGGACATCGCGGATGACGGCGAAAAGGGCCTGGCCCTGGCCCGCCACAACGACTACGCGGTGATCGTCCTCGATCTGATGCTCCCGGGACGCAACGGCTACGATGTCTGCCGCGCGCTGCGAGTCGACGACGTGACCACACCGGTGCTGGTTCTGACCGCCAAGGACGGCGAGTACGACGAGGCGGACGCACTCGATCTCGGCGCCGACGACTTCCTCACCAAGCCCTTCTCCTTCGTCGTGCTGCTGGCCCGCATCCGCGCACTGTTGCGCCGCAGTTCCCCGCAACGCCCGGCCGTGCTGAGGGCCGGGGACCTCTGGCTGGACCCCGGTTCCCACCGCTGCGGCCGCGGCGCGGACGTCCTGGCCCTCACACCACGCGAGTTCGGCCTGCTGGAGTTCCTCCTGCAGCACCCCGAAACCGTGGTGAGCAAGCACGAACTGCTCACCCAGGTCTGGGACGCGTGTTTCGACGGTGACCCGAACATCGTCGAGGTCTACGTCGGCTACCTTCGGCGCAAGATTGACACCCCGTACCGCCGCTCGGCCATCGAGACCGTGCGCGGTGTCGGATACCGTCTGGACGGCAAGGGCGGCTGA
- a CDS encoding D-arabinono-1,4-lactone oxidase gives MTGARSPWRNWAGNVTARPAREVTPASVEELAAAVCSAAKDGLKVKAVGTGHSFTAVTATDGMLIRPGLLTGIREIDRAAGTVTVQAGTPLKRLNAALAREDLSLTNMGDIMEQTVAGATGTGTHGTGRDSASLAAQIRGLELVTADGRVLHCSEKENAEIFAAARIGLGALGIVTAITFAVEPLFLLNAREEPMSFARVTAEFDELFTENEHFEFYWFPHTGNCNTKRNNRSAGPEAPLGRLSGWFEDEFLSNGVFQAVCSLGRAVPATIPAIAKISSRALSARTYTDIPYKVFTSPRRVRFVEMEYAVPREAAMAALREVRAMTDRSRLRIGFPVEVRTAPADDITLSTASGRDTAYIAVHMYRGTPFQSYFTAVERIMTAYEGRPHWGKLHTRDAAYLARAYPRFGEFTAIRDRLDPDRLFGNAYLRRVLGD, from the coding sequence ATGACCGGAGCAAGGAGTCCATGGCGTAACTGGGCGGGCAATGTCACTGCCCGGCCGGCCCGGGAGGTCACCCCGGCCTCGGTGGAGGAACTCGCCGCCGCGGTGTGCAGTGCCGCGAAGGACGGCCTCAAGGTGAAGGCCGTGGGAACCGGCCATTCCTTCACCGCCGTCACCGCGACCGACGGCATGCTCATACGCCCCGGTCTGCTCACCGGAATCCGCGAGATCGACCGTGCCGCGGGGACGGTGACCGTGCAGGCGGGCACCCCGTTGAAGCGGCTGAACGCGGCCCTGGCCCGGGAGGACCTGTCGCTCACGAACATGGGCGACATCATGGAGCAGACGGTGGCCGGCGCCACCGGCACCGGCACCCATGGCACCGGCCGCGACTCGGCCTCGCTCGCCGCCCAGATCCGGGGGCTCGAGTTGGTGACGGCGGACGGGCGGGTGCTCCACTGCTCCGAGAAGGAGAACGCCGAGATCTTCGCCGCGGCAAGGATCGGTCTCGGCGCCCTCGGCATCGTCACCGCGATCACCTTCGCCGTGGAGCCGCTCTTCCTACTGAACGCCCGCGAAGAGCCGATGAGTTTCGCACGCGTGACAGCGGAGTTCGACGAGCTCTTCACCGAGAACGAGCACTTCGAGTTCTACTGGTTTCCGCACACGGGAAACTGCAACACCAAGCGCAACAACCGCAGCGCGGGCCCGGAGGCTCCGCTGGGCAGGCTGAGCGGCTGGTTCGAGGACGAGTTCCTCTCCAACGGCGTCTTCCAGGCGGTCTGTTCACTGGGCCGGGCGGTACCCGCGACCATCCCGGCCATCGCGAAGATCTCGAGCCGGGCGCTCTCCGCCCGTACATACACGGACATCCCTTACAAGGTCTTCACAAGTCCGCGTCGGGTGCGTTTCGTGGAGATGGAGTACGCCGTTCCGCGTGAGGCCGCGATGGCGGCGCTGCGCGAGGTCAGGGCGATGACCGACCGGTCCCGGCTCAGAATCGGGTTCCCCGTCGAGGTGCGCACGGCTCCCGCGGACGACATCACGCTCTCCACGGCCTCGGGCCGGGACACCGCGTACATCGCCGTACACATGTACAGGGGTACGCCCTTCCAGTCGTACTTCACCGCGGTCGAGCGGATCATGACCGCCTACGAGGGCCGGCCCCACTGGGGCAAGCTGCACACCCGGGACGCGGCATACCTGGCACGGGCTTACCCCCGGTTCGGCGAGTTCACCGCGATCCGCGACCGGCTGGATCCGGACCGGCTGTTCGGCAACGCGTATCTGCGGCGGGTGCTCGGGGACTGA
- a CDS encoding AbrB family transcriptional regulator, whose translation MAPTPTLQRERSSVPAAGAAPAPGPDETRRPRPALAGRWALIVVGAYAAGLVASVLGVPAPYLLSSLLVGAALAVSGMVRDRIPGPANRASQALVGALMGSYLTWSALRSAAPVALPLTAVTGATIALSVAVAWFMARRGQISRPSAVLGTMPGGSAAIVTCADELKADVRLVAFSQYLRVGLVATTAPLAAHWMTSASPAGAPGPSAAGNGASGGLLHLVAGAQQVTGILTLAAICVAGAAVGRRLRLPTPALIGPMLVALAATLSGVLPGFAPTGVLQNLVFALVGLDVGVRFTRETLIRVRRLLPSVVTATAAVCLGCAGLAWLFSRTTGTPFIDAYLATTPGGINAVLATAVSSHADVAVVATVQSLRLLAVVLVTPLIVRRLTPDFTPPGPSTGLSRVRRWVTGTGCAPKAGAGLVHAGRIAPTTAYRRSGAVRSLSSPLSFQRNFVAAQTEA comes from the coding sequence TTGGCTCCGACTCCCACACTCCAGCGAGAGCGGTCGTCCGTTCCCGCTGCCGGCGCCGCGCCCGCACCCGGCCCCGACGAGACCCGCCGGCCTCGACCGGCACTCGCCGGACGCTGGGCACTGATCGTCGTCGGCGCGTACGCCGCCGGCCTCGTAGCCTCCGTTCTTGGCGTTCCAGCGCCCTACCTGCTGTCCTCGTTGCTGGTCGGCGCCGCACTGGCGGTGTCCGGCATGGTGCGCGACCGGATACCCGGACCGGCCAACCGTGCCTCCCAGGCACTGGTGGGCGCGCTCATGGGCAGCTACCTCACGTGGTCGGCGCTGCGCTCGGCGGCGCCCGTCGCACTACCGCTGACGGCCGTAACCGGGGCCACGATCGCGCTCAGTGTCGCGGTCGCCTGGTTCATGGCACGCCGGGGACAGATCAGCCGCCCCAGCGCAGTCCTCGGCACCATGCCCGGCGGCTCGGCGGCGATCGTCACCTGCGCCGATGAACTCAAGGCCGATGTACGTCTCGTCGCGTTCAGCCAGTACCTGCGGGTGGGACTCGTCGCGACCACCGCCCCACTGGCCGCCCACTGGATGACCTCCGCCTCACCCGCGGGCGCTCCGGGCCCGTCCGCCGCCGGGAATGGAGCATCCGGCGGCCTCCTCCACCTGGTCGCGGGGGCACAGCAGGTGACAGGCATACTCACCCTCGCTGCCATCTGTGTCGCGGGCGCCGCAGTCGGCCGCCGGCTGCGGCTGCCCACGCCCGCGCTGATCGGTCCCATGCTCGTGGCCCTGGCTGCCACCCTCAGCGGTGTCCTGCCCGGCTTCGCCCCGACCGGGGTCCTGCAGAACCTCGTCTTCGCGTTGGTCGGTCTGGACGTCGGGGTGCGCTTCACTCGCGAGACCCTGATACGCGTACGGCGTCTACTGCCATCCGTCGTGACGGCGACGGCAGCCGTCTGCCTCGGATGCGCGGGGCTGGCCTGGCTCTTCTCTCGGACGACCGGTACCCCCTTCATCGACGCCTACCTCGCGACCACCCCGGGAGGGATCAACGCAGTCCTCGCCACAGCCGTCTCCTCCCACGCCGACGTCGCGGTCGTCGCGACCGTACAGAGCCTGCGCCTCCTCGCCGTCGTTCTCGTCACCCCGCTGATCGTCCGCCGGCTGACGCCAGACTTCACACCTCCAGGGCCAAGCACGGGCCTGAGCAGGGTGCGGCGATGGGTGACGGGCACCGGGTGCGCCCCGAAGGCGGGGGCGGGTCTCGTCCATGCGGGCAGGATCGCACCGACCACTGCATACCGGCGATCCGGCGCTGTCCGCTCCTTGTCGTCCCCGCTCAGCTTCCAGCGCAACTTCGTGGCGGCCCAGACGGAGGCGTAG
- a CDS encoding sensor histidine kinase has translation MTLWATSIVAAAMIVASLGLLFGLKHSMWSNLDGTAGQRVADVASLVQYHPLQVRIPSNGGDADVVEVMDSAGRVLASSDDDIRPGMPSGFPHPLPAEVTEGHAATLPSLHIGDGGDFRVVGRQVRVEGRPATIVAAVSLRQAESALSSLATGLAIGAPALTALVAWTVSRTAGRTLRPVETLRRQVIDIGATDLHRRLDLPASQDEVHALAVTLNDMLARLDEASAAQRRFVADAAHELRSPLTAIRAQLEVMAAYPDPRRDPLAAASLLEDALRLNDLVEDLLALARSEDPASQRPDTVVDLDEVVLAEVRRQRRLTSTRIDARRVSAGRVRGDPEALRRVVRNLLDNARRHAVDQVQVALGVRLGLVELTVSDDGSGIPAAYRAHVFERFTRLDEARSREAGGSGLGLAIVDKVVTAHGGAVCAEEDPPPAEGGLGGARLVVRLPPAHARGGS, from the coding sequence GTGACCCTGTGGGCCACATCGATCGTGGCCGCGGCGATGATCGTGGCCAGTCTCGGCCTGCTGTTCGGCCTGAAACACTCCATGTGGAGCAACCTGGACGGTACGGCAGGACAACGCGTCGCCGATGTCGCGTCCCTCGTCCAGTACCACCCACTGCAGGTGCGCATCCCCTCCAACGGCGGTGACGCGGACGTGGTGGAGGTCATGGACTCCGCGGGACGGGTGCTGGCCAGTTCCGACGACGACATCCGCCCCGGCATGCCCAGCGGTTTCCCGCACCCGCTGCCGGCGGAGGTCACCGAGGGCCACGCCGCCACACTGCCCAGCCTGCACATCGGCGATGGGGGCGACTTCCGGGTCGTGGGCCGGCAGGTCCGTGTCGAGGGGCGTCCGGCCACCATTGTGGCGGCGGTGTCCCTCCGCCAGGCCGAGTCCGCCCTCTCCAGCCTGGCCACCGGCCTCGCGATCGGTGCTCCGGCGCTGACCGCGCTGGTCGCGTGGACGGTCTCGCGCACGGCCGGACGTACTCTGCGCCCGGTGGAGACGCTGCGCCGCCAGGTCATCGACATCGGGGCTACTGACCTGCACCGCCGCCTGGACCTGCCGGCCTCCCAGGACGAGGTCCACGCGCTGGCCGTCACGCTCAACGACATGCTCGCCCGGCTCGACGAGGCGTCCGCCGCGCAACGACGCTTCGTCGCCGACGCCGCCCACGAGTTGCGCAGCCCGCTCACCGCGATCCGCGCCCAGTTGGAGGTCATGGCCGCCTATCCCGACCCGAGGCGTGACCCTCTCGCCGCCGCGAGCCTGCTTGAGGACGCCCTACGGCTGAATGATCTCGTCGAGGACCTTCTTGCCCTGGCCCGCAGCGAGGATCCCGCGTCGCAACGGCCGGACACCGTGGTCGACCTCGACGAGGTCGTCCTCGCAGAGGTGAGGCGCCAGCGACGCCTGACCTCCACCCGCATCGATGCCCGCCGGGTCTCGGCCGGGCGGGTGCGGGGGGACCCGGAGGCCTTGCGCCGTGTCGTCCGCAACCTTCTCGACAACGCCCGCCGTCACGCCGTCGACCAGGTGCAGGTGGCGCTCGGCGTACGCCTTGGCCTCGTCGAGCTCACGGTCAGCGACGACGGCTCAGGCATCCCGGCCGCCTACCGCGCCCATGTCTTCGAGCGCTTCACCCGCCTGGACGAGGCCCGTTCCCGTGAGGCGGGCGGCTCAGGCCTCGGCCTTGCCATTGTCGACAAGGTCGTCACCGCCCACGGGGGCGCCGTATGCGCCGAGGAGGATCCGCCGCCTGCGGAGGGCGGGCTCGGTGGTGCCCGTCTCGTTGTGCGGCTGCCGCCGGCGCACGCGCGGGGTGGGAGCTGA
- a CDS encoding VOC family protein — translation MTATRRTPGTPCWVSLMVHGLTSTQEFYSRLFGWEFHPGPQHLGPYVRALLGGDPVAGIGQLPPDRHLPIAWTTYLATDDADETAEVIRSCGGTIGVGPLDAEEAGRLAIASDPEGAVFGIWQAAEHAGIAAAGPPGTPVWNELVTRETLMVGKFYQSVFGYDLEPVVSADFDYTTLHLLSRPVASLHGVGNALPRDLGAHWMTYFEVADTDEAARRVEELGGHVLHEPREAASGRLATVADPEGAVFTIVQSNH, via the coding sequence ATGACAGCGACCCGTCGCACACCCGGCACCCCCTGCTGGGTGAGCCTCATGGTGCACGGCCTCACCTCGACGCAGGAGTTCTACTCGAGGCTGTTCGGCTGGGAGTTCCATCCCGGCCCGCAGCACCTGGGGCCTTATGTCCGTGCGCTGCTCGGCGGCGATCCGGTCGCCGGTATCGGGCAGTTGCCGCCGGACCGGCATCTGCCGATCGCCTGGACGACCTATCTGGCCACCGACGACGCCGACGAGACCGCCGAGGTCATCAGGTCCTGCGGCGGCACGATCGGAGTCGGGCCACTGGACGCGGAGGAGGCGGGCCGGCTGGCCATCGCCTCCGACCCGGAGGGTGCGGTGTTCGGCATCTGGCAGGCCGCCGAGCACGCGGGCATCGCGGCGGCCGGCCCGCCCGGCACCCCGGTGTGGAACGAGCTGGTGACCCGGGAAACCCTGATGGTCGGGAAGTTCTACCAGTCGGTCTTCGGCTACGACCTGGAGCCGGTCGTGTCCGCGGATTTCGACTACACGACCCTGCATCTGCTGAGCCGTCCGGTGGCCTCCCTGCACGGAGTGGGCAACGCGCTTCCGCGCGACCTGGGCGCGCACTGGATGACGTACTTCGAGGTGGCGGACACCGACGAGGCCGCCCGGCGGGTGGAGGAGCTCGGTGGTCATGTCCTCCATGAGCCCAGGGAGGCGGCGAGCGGCCGGCTGGCGACCGTCGCGGACCCGGAGGGCGCGGTGTTCACGATCGTACAGTCGAATCACTGA
- a CDS encoding MFS transporter gives MPSPYRAIFATPGTKAFSAAGFVGRMPLSMMGIGIVTMVSQLTGRYGLAGALSATLAMSAAVIGPQVSRLVDRYGQARVLRPATLVSVAAVAGLLICAHRDAPDWTLFVFAAGAGCVPSVGSMVRARWAAIHHGSARELHTAYSWESIADELCFIIGPILSIGLSTAWFPEAGPLVAAGFLVVGVFWLTAQRATEPVPHPREQQSGGSALRSPGLQVLVAAFVATGTIFGTVDVVTVAFAQEQGHKAAASLVLSVYALGSCLAGVVFGLLHLKGPASRRWLVGVLAMAVSMIPLQLAGNLPLLAVALFVAGLAIAPTMVTTMALVEQHVPRSKLTEGMTWTTTGLAVGIALGSSAAGWVVDASGAQAGYAVAAGAGVLAAVVALLGHRRLRRPVPEREGATRPPSRGRQGTDDRSKESMA, from the coding sequence TTGCCCAGTCCCTATCGTGCGATCTTCGCCACCCCCGGCACCAAGGCGTTCTCCGCGGCCGGTTTCGTCGGCCGCATGCCGCTGTCGATGATGGGCATCGGCATCGTGACGATGGTGTCCCAGCTGACCGGCCGGTACGGCCTCGCCGGAGCGCTCTCCGCGACGCTCGCGATGTCGGCCGCGGTGATCGGCCCACAGGTCTCCCGGCTGGTCGACCGCTACGGACAGGCGCGGGTGCTCCGCCCGGCCACCCTGGTCTCGGTGGCGGCGGTCGCCGGTCTGCTGATCTGCGCCCACCGGGACGCCCCCGACTGGACGCTCTTCGTCTTCGCGGCGGGCGCGGGCTGTGTACCGAGCGTCGGCTCGATGGTCAGGGCCCGCTGGGCGGCGATCCACCACGGTTCGGCGCGCGAGCTGCACACGGCGTACTCGTGGGAGTCGATCGCGGACGAGCTGTGCTTCATCATCGGCCCGATCCTGTCCATCGGGCTCTCCACGGCCTGGTTCCCCGAGGCGGGCCCTCTCGTCGCCGCCGGGTTCCTGGTGGTCGGGGTGTTCTGGCTGACCGCTCAGCGGGCCACCGAGCCGGTGCCGCACCCGCGAGAGCAGCAGTCCGGAGGGTCCGCTCTGCGCTCCCCCGGGCTCCAGGTGCTGGTGGCCGCCTTCGTGGCGACCGGCACCATATTCGGGACGGTGGACGTGGTGACCGTGGCGTTCGCCCAGGAGCAGGGTCACAAGGCGGCGGCGAGCCTGGTGCTGTCGGTGTACGCGCTCGGCTCCTGCCTCGCCGGGGTGGTGTTCGGGCTGCTGCATCTGAAGGGGCCGGCGTCCCGCAGGTGGCTGGTGGGCGTCCTCGCCATGGCCGTGAGTATGATCCCCCTCCAACTGGCCGGGAATCTTCCGCTCCTGGCCGTGGCGCTCTTTGTCGCGGGCCTTGCCATCGCACCCACGATGGTGACCACGATGGCCCTCGTCGAACAGCACGTGCCGCGCAGCAAGCTGACCGAGGGCATGACCTGGACCACTACCGGGCTCGCGGTCGGTATCGCGCTCGGTTCTTCGGCCGCAGGCTGGGTGGTCGACGCTTCCGGGGCGCAGGCGGGGTACGCCGTGGCCGCGGGAGCGGGAGTGCTCGCGGCCGTGGTGGCGTTGCTGGGCCACCGCCGGCTGCGCAGGCCGGTGCCGGAGCGGGAGGGAGCCACCCGACCGCCGTCGAGGGGGAGGCAGGGCACCGATGACCGGAGCAAGGAGTCCATGGCGTAA
- the sepH gene encoding septation protein SepH, whose translation MTSAGTTREVPMPELRVVAVSNDGTRLVLKAADNTEYTLPIDERLRAAVRNDRPRLGQIEIEVESHLRPRDIQARIRAGASAEEVAQLAGIPVERVRRFEGPVLAERAFMAERARKTPVRRPGENAGPHLGEAVAERLLLRGAERDSVQWDSWRRDDGTWEVLLVYRVAGEPHSASWTYDPPRRLVQAVDDEARALIGETVDAIAQPEPSVPFVPRIARLPRDRPLDRALDRQLPTPVADTGDGPAERDSLTSLLEAVPSFRGDMVVPERTAESEAPPVPDEPTEEAEAEEPPAPAASAGSAYADVLMPRSVSGHRDRLIGTTDRQAEADGVRPGRRAAVPSWDEIVFGTRRKKQD comes from the coding sequence GTGACGTCGGCAGGCACCACCCGGGAGGTCCCCATGCCCGAACTGCGTGTCGTGGCCGTCAGCAACGACGGCACACGGCTGGTGCTGAAGGCTGCGGACAACACGGAGTACACGCTTCCGATCGACGAGCGGCTGCGCGCCGCGGTGCGCAACGACCGCCCCCGGCTCGGTCAGATCGAGATCGAGGTGGAGAGCCATCTCCGCCCGCGCGACATCCAGGCCCGGATACGTGCCGGTGCCTCCGCCGAGGAGGTAGCCCAGCTGGCCGGCATCCCCGTCGAGCGGGTACGCCGCTTCGAGGGCCCTGTGCTCGCCGAGCGCGCCTTCATGGCCGAGCGCGCCCGCAAGACACCCGTGCGGCGCCCCGGGGAGAACGCCGGGCCGCACCTCGGCGAGGCCGTCGCCGAGCGTCTGCTGCTCCGCGGCGCCGAGAGGGACTCCGTCCAGTGGGACTCGTGGCGGCGCGACGACGGCACCTGGGAAGTGCTGCTCGTCTACCGGGTCGCCGGTGAGCCGCACTCCGCGAGCTGGACCTACGACCCGCCGCGGCGACTGGTACAGGCCGTGGACGACGAGGCGCGCGCGCTGATCGGTGAGACCGTCGACGCGATCGCGCAGCCCGAGCCGAGCGTCCCCTTCGTGCCGAGGATCGCCCGGCTCCCGCGGGACCGGCCACTCGACCGTGCCCTCGACCGGCAGCTGCCGACGCCCGTCGCGGACACGGGGGACGGCCCCGCCGAGCGGGACTCGCTCACCAGCCTGCTGGAGGCCGTGCCGAGCTTCCGCGGGGACATGGTCGTGCCCGAGCGCACCGCGGAGAGCGAGGCGCCACCGGTGCCGGACGAGCCGACGGAGGAGGCCGAGGCGGAGGAGCCGCCGGCTCCGGCGGCCTCGGCGGGCTCCGCGTACGCGGACGTACTCATGCCGCGCTCCGTGAGCGGCCACCGGGACCGGCTGATCGGCACGACCGACCGCCAGGCCGAAGCGGACGGCGTCCGCCCGGGCCGCCGGGCGGCGGTCCCGAGCTGGGACGAGATCGTCTTCGGCACGCGCCGCAAGAAGCAGGACTGA
- a CDS encoding sulfurtransferase: protein MNAIISASELASESAGPRPPVLLDVRYQMGVPNLRSAYETAHIPGAVFIDMEAELAAPPGAGGRHPLPDLAVFGAAMRRAGVTPSRPVVVYDGGQGWAAARAWWLLRFTGHPDVRVLDGGLPAWTGPLTSEIPSPPEGDFVPAPGAAPLLDADGAAVLARSGLLLDARAAERYRGEVEPIDPVAGHIPGAVSAPTMENVDEDGRFLPAEALAARFKALGAAEAAEVGVYCGSGVSAAQQVLALEIAGFRAALYVGSWSEWCADASRPVATGPHPG, encoded by the coding sequence ATGAATGCCATCATCTCCGCATCCGAACTTGCGAGCGAGTCGGCCGGGCCGCGGCCCCCGGTGCTCCTGGACGTCCGCTACCAGATGGGCGTCCCGAACCTTCGTTCCGCCTACGAGACCGCGCATATCCCCGGAGCCGTCTTCATCGACATGGAAGCGGAACTGGCCGCCCCGCCCGGCGCGGGGGGACGCCACCCGCTCCCGGACCTCGCCGTCTTCGGCGCGGCGATGCGCCGTGCGGGTGTGACCCCGTCCCGGCCCGTCGTCGTGTACGACGGCGGCCAGGGCTGGGCGGCGGCCCGTGCCTGGTGGCTGCTGCGCTTCACGGGACATCCGGACGTACGCGTCCTCGACGGCGGCCTCCCGGCGTGGACCGGCCCCCTCACCTCCGAAATCCCCTCCCCGCCGGAGGGCGACTTCGTCCCGGCCCCCGGCGCCGCGCCCCTCCTCGACGCGGACGGCGCGGCGGTGCTGGCTCGTTCCGGCCTCCTCCTGGACGCCAGGGCCGCCGAGCGCTACCGCGGCGAGGTCGAGCCCATCGACCCGGTCGCCGGTCACATCCCGGGCGCGGTGTCCGCGCCCACGATGGAGAACGTCGACGAGGACGGCCGCTTCCTGCCCGCGGAGGCGCTCGCCGCCCGTTTCAAGGCCCTGGGCGCGGCCGAGGCCGCGGAGGTCGGCGTCTACTGCGGCTCGGGCGTCTCCGCGGCGCAGCAGGTCCTGGCCCTGGAGATCGCCGGCTTCCGTGCGGCGCTCTATGTGGGCTCCTGGTCGGAGTGGTGCGCCGACGCCTCCCGCCCCGTGGCGACGGGCCCCCACCCGGGCTGA